In a genomic window of Methanosarcina horonobensis HB-1 = JCM 15518:
- a CDS encoding alpha/beta hydrolase, with product MKRSSSGTRTPKPAVFVLGFLFILVGIFGILYNPSNSLTETLTWKVSEAGILSFSEREGSVFTIQKIEDLYSPENPDTLKLISFESRGDKVQALLRVPANASSSSPGVILLPGAGVSKEGEQGLAVELSKMGYATLTLDQRNQGSINVERDLELFRADLEPVEYLMVYDVLKAADVLASQPEIDPERLAVLGESNGGKFAIIACALDPSLKGVIGISTSGYGTEEIDPASVTDSEAYRFYLSIDPDTYLNALPPSKFVMIHSFNDTIISHELALRTFAIAEEPKAMYNTTEETHGYTASMRPYLEKELALILS from the coding sequence ATGAAGAGATCTTCTTCAGGAACCAGAACTCCAAAACCTGCAGTTTTTGTCCTGGGTTTTCTTTTTATACTGGTAGGTATCTTCGGGATCCTGTATAATCCTTCCAATTCCCTAACGGAAACTCTTACCTGGAAAGTTTCGGAAGCAGGAATTTTATCCTTTTCAGAGAGAGAAGGATCTGTATTTACAATTCAAAAAATTGAAGATCTTTATTCTCCTGAAAACCCGGATACTCTGAAACTAATATCTTTTGAGAGCAGAGGCGATAAAGTCCAGGCTCTGCTGAGAGTTCCTGCAAACGCTTCCTCTTCCTCTCCCGGAGTAATTTTACTTCCTGGAGCAGGTGTTAGTAAAGAAGGAGAACAGGGACTGGCTGTAGAGCTCTCTAAAATGGGGTATGCAACCCTTACCCTTGACCAGCGCAATCAGGGCTCAATAAACGTTGAAAGGGATCTTGAACTCTTCAGAGCGGACCTTGAACCCGTTGAATACCTTATGGTGTATGACGTCCTTAAAGCCGCAGATGTGCTTGCTTCCCAGCCGGAAATCGACCCGGAAAGGCTTGCAGTTCTGGGGGAAAGCAACGGAGGCAAGTTCGCGATTATCGCCTGTGCCCTTGATCCTTCCCTTAAAGGGGTAATAGGGATAAGTACCTCGGGGTATGGCACTGAAGAGATCGACCCTGCGAGCGTGACAGATTCCGAAGCTTATCGGTTCTACCTTTCAATTGACCCGGACACTTATCTTAATGCCCTGCCGCCTTCAAAATTTGTTATGATCCATTCTTTTAACGATACGATTATCTCTCATGAACTTGCACTCAGGACCTTTGCCATTGCAGAAGAGCCAAAGGCAATGTACAATACTACTGAAGAAACGCACGGATATACGGCTTCCATGCGTCCTTATCTTGAAAAAGAACTTGCGCTAATTCTTTCTTGA
- a CDS encoding preprotein translocase subunit Sec61beta, with product MAKKSGSGLQSSAGLMRYYEADKNAIHIQPKIVLIVGALVGIAVLFLSAVNGFWP from the coding sequence ATGGCTAAAAAATCAGGTTCCGGACTTCAGTCCTCAGCAGGGCTCATGCGCTATTACGAAGCTGACAAAAACGCAATTCATATTCAGCCCAAAATAGTGCTGATAGTAGGCGCCCTTGTAGGCATAGCAGTATTATTCTTAAGTGCTGTAAACGGCTTCTGGCCGTAA
- a CDS encoding S-methyl-5-thioribose-1-phosphate isomerase has translation MRTIDWNEESNSVVLVDQTLLPQEYKVIECKTLSSLCEAIQSLRIRGAPALGAAGGFGIALAASLSGAKDIESITRDLRVAAKALKSTRPTAVNLSWGVDRVLKAISDAFDVQGIRDIALQEARDIAEEDIETNKLIGKFGAKLLKDGDTVLTHCNAGRLACVDWGTALGVVRSAIAEGKEIKVLACETRPLNQGSRITTWELMQDKIPVTLIADSMAGWAMRQGLVNSVLVGADRITQDVVFNKIGTYTHSILAKEHEIPFYVAAPISTFDFKGWEGSTKIEMRNPDELRFTGCEQLAPKDVEVYNPAFDATPMENVTAMITERGVFYPPILLDEVLV, from the coding sequence ATGAGGACAATTGACTGGAACGAAGAGTCCAATTCTGTGGTACTGGTAGACCAGACCTTACTCCCGCAAGAATACAAAGTAATAGAATGTAAGACCCTGAGCTCCCTCTGTGAGGCTATACAGTCTCTCAGGATAAGGGGCGCACCTGCACTCGGGGCTGCAGGAGGTTTCGGAATTGCCCTGGCAGCTTCCCTTAGCGGGGCGAAAGACATTGAATCCATAACCAGAGATCTCAGGGTTGCGGCTAAAGCTCTCAAATCAACACGCCCTACAGCTGTGAACCTGAGCTGGGGTGTGGACAGGGTCTTAAAAGCAATTTCTGATGCCTTCGATGTTCAGGGTATCCGGGATATTGCCCTTCAGGAAGCCAGAGATATTGCAGAAGAAGATATCGAAACAAATAAGCTGATAGGCAAATTTGGGGCAAAGCTCCTGAAAGATGGAGATACCGTACTTACACACTGCAATGCAGGCAGGTTAGCCTGTGTTGACTGGGGTACAGCCCTCGGAGTTGTGCGTTCGGCTATTGCAGAAGGCAAAGAGATCAAAGTTCTTGCCTGTGAGACAAGGCCTTTAAACCAGGGAAGTAGGATCACTACCTGGGAACTCATGCAGGACAAAATCCCTGTGACCCTTATTGCAGATTCCATGGCTGGCTGGGCAATGCGCCAGGGGCTTGTAAACAGCGTGCTTGTAGGGGCTGACCGGATTACCCAGGATGTTGTTTTTAACAAGATAGGGACTTATACGCACTCTATCCTTGCAAAAGAGCATGAAATCCCCTTTTATGTAGCAGCTCCGATCTCTACTTTCGACTTTAAAGGCTGGGAAGGGAGCACAAAGATTGAAATGCGAAATCCTGATGAACTGCGGTTCACAGGCTGTGAACAGCTTGCCCCGAAAGATGTTGAGGTTTATAACCCTGCCTTTGACGCAACTCCCATGGAGAATGTGACTGCGATGATTACGGAAAGAGGCGTATTTTACCCGCCTATCCTGCTGGATGAGGTTCTCGTTTGA
- a CDS encoding inositol-3-phosphate synthase, with translation MTKIKIAIAGIGNCASSLIQGIEYYKTEDKDPIGLMHMDIGGYRPGDIKVVAAFDIDARKVGKDVSEAIFAPPNCTAVFCPDVPLTGVKVNMGRVLDGVSDHMKNYGENYTFVVSKEPEAAKADIVKELKDSGADMLLNYLPVGSEEAVRFYAGCALEAGVAFINNMPVFIASNPEWAKRFEEKNIPIIGDDIKAQLGATITHRVLADLFEKRGVRLDRTYQLNTGGNTDFLNMLNRSRLASKRESKTEAVQSVLSQKLEDENIHIGPSDYVAWQKDNKVCFLRMEGRLFGDVPMNIELRLSVEDSPNSAGVVIDAIRCCKLALDRGIGGVLYSPASYFMKHPAVQYPDDEAYRRTEEFIAGTRER, from the coding sequence ATGACAAAAATAAAAATAGCAATTGCAGGAATCGGGAACTGTGCAAGCTCTTTGATACAGGGCATTGAGTACTATAAAACCGAAGATAAAGATCCCATAGGGCTTATGCACATGGACATCGGGGGATACAGGCCCGGCGATATCAAAGTTGTTGCCGCCTTTGACATTGATGCCAGGAAGGTAGGTAAAGACGTTTCAGAGGCGATATTTGCTCCCCCGAACTGCACGGCGGTTTTTTGTCCTGATGTTCCCCTTACAGGTGTGAAAGTAAACATGGGCAGGGTGCTTGACGGAGTCTCTGACCATATGAAGAACTATGGGGAAAATTATACTTTTGTTGTCAGCAAAGAGCCCGAAGCCGCAAAAGCAGATATTGTGAAGGAACTGAAGGATTCGGGCGCAGATATGCTTCTCAATTACCTCCCTGTAGGTTCCGAAGAAGCTGTCCGTTTTTATGCCGGATGTGCACTTGAAGCAGGGGTGGCTTTTATCAACAATATGCCTGTTTTTATTGCAAGTAATCCGGAATGGGCAAAACGGTTTGAAGAAAAGAATATTCCTATTATAGGCGATGATATAAAAGCCCAGCTTGGGGCAACGATTACTCATAGAGTCCTTGCTGACCTGTTTGAAAAACGCGGTGTAAGGCTCGACAGAACCTATCAGCTGAATACCGGCGGAAACACCGATTTCCTCAATATGCTCAACAGGAGCAGGCTTGCTTCCAAACGTGAATCAAAGACCGAAGCCGTTCAGTCCGTGCTTTCACAGAAGCTTGAGGATGAAAACATCCACATAGGACCGAGTGACTATGTTGCATGGCAGAAAGATAACAAGGTCTGTTTCCTCAGAATGGAAGGCAGGCTCTTTGGGGATGTACCCATGAATATTGAACTCAGGCTTTCAGTGGAAGACTCCCCTAATTCTGCAGGTGTAGTTATTGACGCTATTCGCTGCTGCAAACTTGCTCTTGACCGAGGGATAGGAGGAGTACTGTACTCCCCGGCTTCTTACTTCATGAAACATCCGGCTGTCCAGTACCCTGATGATGAGGCATACCGCAGGACTGAAGAATTTATAGCCGGCACCAGAGAGCGTTAA
- the radB gene encoding DNA repair and recombination protein RadB — MFHTFLKCKKRCQVIEKLLSSGCKPLDDLLGGGFERGIVTQVFGAAGTGKTNICIQLAVECVKQGQKVIFIDTEGLSPVRFKQIAGENAKEIARSIIIYEPLSFEEQYSAVREVERIAGENIGLVILDSATSYYRFELEDEETGIKSRRELANQIGFLHALARKHSFAAVITNQVYSDVIAGGVRPLGGSSLEHISKTIIQLEKTGEGTRRAILYKHRSRPEGSSAEFTITAEGIR, encoded by the coding sequence ATCTTTCATACCTTTCTCAAGTGCAAAAAGAGGTGTCAAGTCATAGAGAAACTATTATCTTCCGGTTGTAAACCCCTTGATGATCTTCTTGGAGGGGGTTTCGAAAGAGGAATCGTAACTCAGGTCTTCGGAGCCGCAGGAACCGGAAAAACAAACATCTGTATCCAGCTTGCAGTGGAATGTGTAAAACAGGGGCAGAAGGTCATTTTCATAGACACGGAAGGGCTTTCTCCTGTTCGTTTCAAGCAGATTGCAGGAGAAAATGCAAAGGAAATAGCCAGGAGTATAATTATTTACGAACCTCTCAGTTTTGAAGAACAGTACTCAGCCGTAAGAGAGGTAGAAAGGATAGCAGGTGAGAACATAGGGCTCGTGATCCTCGATTCTGCAACATCATACTACAGGTTTGAGCTGGAAGACGAGGAGACCGGAATAAAAAGCCGCAGAGAGCTTGCCAATCAGATAGGATTCTTACACGCCCTTGCCCGGAAACATAGTTTTGCCGCAGTTATAACAAATCAGGTATACTCTGATGTTATTGCAGGTGGGGTGCGCCCTCTGGGAGGGAGTTCCCTTGAACATATCTCAAAGACAATCATTCAGCTGGAAAAAACAGGTGAGGGTACAAGGCGCGCCATTCTCTACAAGCATCGTTCCCGTCCTGAAGGCTCAAGTGCAGAATTTACAATTACAGCAGAAGGAATTCGGTAA
- a CDS encoding glutaredoxin family protein yields the protein MAKVIVYTTERCPKCNRLKKFLEANSVPFEVADMSTPEALTELRFNGVFTVTAPVLQINNEFLTYAELFHGEEVDSEKIMKIV from the coding sequence ATGGCAAAAGTAATAGTTTACACAACCGAACGTTGTCCTAAATGCAATAGATTGAAGAAATTCCTGGAAGCAAATTCAGTACCTTTCGAAGTAGCAGATATGTCTACGCCAGAGGCCCTGACCGAGCTGCGTTTTAATGGAGTATTTACAGTGACAGCGCCTGTTTTACAGATTAATAACGAATTCCTGACCTATGCGGAGCTCTTCCATGGGGAAGAAGTAGACTCTGAAAAAATCATGAAAATTGTGTAA
- the nrdD gene encoding anaerobic ribonucleoside-triphosphate reductase, whose translation MTGEIFLTDDELSDSQPVQKALTGLSISSLPKNDQLSDNQPVQKTLDGLSVSPLPKVRTTEGFILNWDRNIIVSQLLKETKLSEIFYSKPAITKEEAVDIAKEAEKIIRKMNIKFLSGPLIREIVNNILLDRGHVEWRNIMTRVGASVYDAYEIDSGYGFGANDNANQLNNAETSHKRKADKMSKEQNLLLMPKELADLHLSGDFHIHDLEYMGTRPFCQDWDLRYFFYYGLMPDGVGTQSSVAKPAKNAEVAFLHAVKAMGSAQTNFAGGQGFYNFLTFIAPYLEGKSEVEIRQLMQMFVYEMMQMMCARGGQTVFSSVQLSPGVPKLWRNIPVIAMGKVWDGKQAPLRTYGEFEKEVRLGFKALMDVMLEGDAWGKPFSFPKPEISLEPDFTEEDENFNKSHPELPTYKELYRLTFELAAKFGTPYFDNQLPEYRGAGEGISCYQCCAYQFSANPTDDKEFDDKLHFRDGKHFSMGSWMVLSLNCPRAAYRAEYDDEKLFTELKNLMNKGVEVFKIKRKWMNSLIKKNRIPFAAQCPKDPNNGEKGAMAVDFDSLVYTIGVVGINEMVQYHTGYQIHESSAAYKLAIRAMFEMKMHAQKLSKENGMEIALARTPAETTAQRFAVSDLLHREYADKAQLTIKGDLKTAMKEFNETRDLPIYYTNGTHIPPGADVSLPERIKYEHTFFPIVDGGNIMHIWLGEGKPDPDGLQELAMHIAKNTQTGYFAFTRDMTVCTDEGYVAAGLLDNCPKCGSEHVQHLSRITGYLQSVEGWNRGKRQELKDRKRYGTRELR comes from the coding sequence ATGACAGGCGAGATTTTCTTAACCGATGATGAATTATCCGATAGCCAGCCAGTGCAAAAAGCACTTACCGGGCTCTCCATCTCTTCCCTCCCCAAAAATGACCAGTTATCTGACAATCAGCCCGTACAGAAGACACTTGACGGGCTGTCCGTCTCCCCCCTCCCCAAAGTCAGGACAACAGAAGGTTTCATTCTTAACTGGGACAGGAATATCATTGTAAGCCAGCTTTTGAAAGAAACAAAATTGAGCGAGATCTTCTACAGCAAGCCTGCAATCACAAAAGAAGAAGCTGTTGATATTGCAAAAGAAGCCGAGAAAATAATCAGAAAAATGAATATTAAATTCCTTTCAGGTCCTCTTATCCGTGAGATAGTAAATAATATTCTGCTTGACAGAGGGCATGTGGAATGGAGAAATATAATGACAAGAGTCGGGGCATCTGTTTATGATGCTTATGAAATCGACTCAGGATATGGCTTCGGGGCAAACGATAATGCAAACCAGCTGAATAATGCCGAAACATCTCACAAGAGAAAAGCCGACAAAATGTCCAAAGAGCAAAATCTCCTCCTGATGCCAAAAGAGCTTGCAGACCTTCACCTGAGCGGTGACTTCCACATCCATGACCTCGAATATATGGGCACAAGACCTTTTTGCCAGGACTGGGACCTTCGATACTTCTTTTATTACGGGCTCATGCCTGATGGGGTTGGAACACAGTCAAGTGTTGCAAAACCTGCAAAGAATGCCGAAGTAGCTTTCCTGCATGCTGTGAAGGCAATGGGATCAGCTCAGACTAATTTTGCAGGAGGACAGGGCTTTTACAATTTCCTGACTTTTATTGCGCCTTATCTGGAGGGAAAGTCCGAAGTAGAGATCAGACAGCTCATGCAGATGTTCGTCTATGAAATGATGCAGATGATGTGTGCAAGAGGCGGACAGACTGTCTTTTCCTCGGTCCAGCTCTCCCCTGGCGTCCCAAAGCTCTGGAGAAATATCCCGGTTATTGCCATGGGCAAGGTCTGGGACGGAAAGCAGGCTCCCCTCAGGACCTATGGAGAATTCGAAAAGGAGGTCAGGCTCGGGTTCAAGGCCCTTATGGATGTCATGCTTGAAGGAGATGCCTGGGGCAAACCTTTCAGCTTCCCCAAACCGGAAATTTCTCTAGAACCCGACTTCACGGAAGAAGACGAGAACTTTAACAAATCTCACCCTGAACTCCCAACCTACAAAGAACTTTACAGATTGACCTTTGAACTGGCTGCCAAATTCGGGACTCCTTACTTTGACAACCAGCTTCCCGAGTACAGAGGTGCGGGAGAAGGGATTTCATGCTACCAGTGCTGCGCTTACCAGTTCTCTGCAAACCCTACCGATGATAAGGAATTCGATGACAAGCTGCACTTCAGGGACGGAAAGCATTTCTCAATGGGCTCGTGGATGGTTCTGTCCTTAAACTGCCCGAGGGCTGCATACAGGGCTGAATATGATGATGAGAAGCTTTTCACCGAACTTAAGAATCTGATGAACAAAGGTGTGGAAGTCTTCAAAATCAAAAGAAAATGGATGAACAGCTTGATCAAGAAGAACAGGATTCCCTTTGCAGCCCAGTGTCCCAAGGACCCTAACAACGGGGAAAAAGGAGCAATGGCTGTTGACTTTGACAGCCTTGTATATACGATTGGAGTTGTAGGGATCAATGAGATGGTCCAGTACCATACAGGTTACCAGATCCACGAGTCTTCTGCTGCGTATAAGCTTGCTATCAGGGCTATGTTCGAAATGAAAATGCATGCCCAGAAACTTTCGAAGGAAAACGGTATGGAAATTGCCCTTGCAAGGACTCCTGCAGAAACAACAGCCCAGCGCTTTGCAGTCTCGGACCTTCTGCACAGAGAATATGCTGACAAAGCACAGCTCACAATCAAGGGAGATCTGAAAACCGCAATGAAAGAGTTCAACGAGACACGGGATCTGCCAATATATTATACCAACGGCACTCACATCCCCCCCGGAGCCGATGTCTCCCTGCCTGAAAGGATAAAGTACGAGCACACTTTCTTCCCGATTGTGGACGGAGGAAATATCATGCATATCTGGCTTGGGGAAGGAAAGCCTGATCCTGACGGTCTGCAGGAGCTTGCCATGCATATAGCAAAGAACACACAGACTGGTTACTTTGCCTTCACAAGGGACATGACAGTATGCACCGACGAAGGATATGTAGCTGCAGGACTACTGGACAACTGCCCGAAATGTGGGTCTGAACACGTACAGCACCTCTCAAGGATTACAGGATATCTCCAGTCCGTAGAAGGCTGGAACAGAGGTAAGCGCCAGGAACTCAAGGACAGGAAAAGATACGGCACAAGGGAACTCAGGTGA
- a CDS encoding anaerobic ribonucleoside-triphosphate reductase activating protein, with protein MVTAMKVNYAGTIPISTLDWTGKAAVTIFFRGCPLRCPYCQNHPYLEGPSLVELDFVKEKIKTSKPFVSAVVFSGGEPLMQEAIIPLAEFAKSIGLLVGVHTNGCYPERVAELVERKLVDKLFVDIKAPLDNPELYGKVAGFETYRVADIRPSRTPEEITAAVTKTIEIADTRGMELELRTTVIRNLIGNEKEIFLISAWISKHVKNKGVTYVLQQGIPEHSLQKDLRKTRILEREELFELGEIAKSFLEKVRIRTKEEGEEVI; from the coding sequence ATGGTAACTGCTATGAAAGTAAATTATGCAGGAACTATCCCGATCTCAACTCTTGACTGGACAGGTAAGGCTGCTGTTACTATCTTTTTTCGGGGGTGCCCTCTTCGCTGTCCTTACTGCCAGAACCATCCTTACCTTGAAGGGCCTAGTCTTGTCGAACTTGATTTTGTGAAAGAGAAGATTAAAACATCAAAACCTTTTGTAAGTGCGGTTGTTTTTTCAGGAGGGGAGCCCCTTATGCAGGAGGCTATTATTCCCCTTGCAGAGTTTGCAAAAAGTATCGGGCTTTTGGTAGGAGTTCACACAAACGGCTGTTACCCTGAAAGAGTAGCCGAACTGGTTGAGCGAAAACTGGTTGACAAGTTATTTGTTGACATAAAAGCTCCTCTTGACAATCCGGAGCTCTATGGAAAGGTTGCAGGTTTTGAGACATATAGAGTAGCAGATATCCGTCCCTCCAGGACACCAGAGGAGATTACTGCAGCTGTTACGAAAACGATTGAGATTGCAGACACCCGCGGCATGGAACTGGAACTCCGGACAACTGTAATCAGAAACCTCATCGGAAACGAGAAGGAAATATTCCTGATATCAGCGTGGATTTCAAAACACGTCAAAAATAAAGGGGTTACATACGTTTTGCAGCAAGGAATTCCTGAACATAGCCTGCAGAAAGATCTCAGGAAAACCAGAATTCTGGAAAGAGAAGAACTTTTTGAACTTGGGGAAATAGCGAAAAGTTTCCTGGAAAAAGTAAGGATAAGGACAAAAGAAGAAGGTGAAGAAGTTATTTGA
- the thiL gene encoding thiamine-phosphate kinase translates to MKETKVSSIGERALISRLSEIFNAPEGEEKGQEGILIGAGSDDCAVLYLKGEDCLVVTTDMLHRTTDFPAEMTPWQMGWMSAAVNLSDIAAMGAEPAGLLMAIGMPADTEIVFVEELARGIQACAGFCGTAVIGGDLDTHAELTITGTALGRVKKSKLLLRKGAKPGDLVCVTGYTGSAGAALKAIQSEKPVSEIVLKALFEPIPRIKESRQLAESGAVTSMMDTSDGLAMSLYDLSRQSKVGFRIWEDALPILQEVREFASGPEELLEFALYTGGDFELVFTVDPKRLKKVQNICNLTIIGECTEYETGIMLESPECRLTAVKQLGYQQLKAETAD, encoded by the coding sequence ATGAAAGAAACAAAAGTGTCTTCAATCGGAGAGCGCGCTTTAATCTCCCGCTTATCTGAGATTTTCAATGCCCCTGAAGGAGAGGAAAAAGGACAGGAAGGAATCCTTATAGGTGCCGGTTCCGATGACTGTGCCGTCCTTTACCTGAAAGGTGAAGACTGTCTGGTTGTTACGACTGATATGCTGCACAGGACAACGGATTTTCCGGCAGAGATGACTCCCTGGCAGATGGGCTGGATGTCCGCAGCCGTAAACCTGAGCGATATCGCTGCCATGGGCGCAGAGCCCGCAGGCCTTCTTATGGCAATAGGCATGCCGGCAGATACTGAAATTGTTTTTGTAGAAGAGCTTGCAAGAGGCATACAGGCGTGCGCCGGGTTCTGCGGGACCGCTGTTATCGGAGGCGATCTTGATACCCACGCAGAACTGACAATTACAGGAACAGCCCTGGGAAGAGTTAAAAAAAGCAAGCTCCTCCTGAGAAAAGGAGCAAAACCGGGAGACCTTGTCTGTGTTACAGGGTATACAGGGTCAGCCGGAGCAGCTCTTAAGGCAATTCAGTCGGAAAAGCCGGTCAGTGAAATTGTCCTGAAGGCTCTCTTTGAACCCATCCCCCGCATAAAGGAATCCCGGCAACTGGCTGAGTCCGGTGCAGTCACATCTATGATGGATACCAGCGACGGACTTGCCATGTCTCTTTACGACCTTTCCAGGCAGAGTAAAGTGGGCTTCAGAATCTGGGAAGATGCTCTTCCGATTCTCCAGGAAGTTAGAGAATTCGCTTCAGGTCCTGAGGAACTGCTCGAATTTGCCCTTTATACAGGCGGAGACTTTGAACTTGTCTTTACAGTTGACCCGAAACGGCTGAAAAAAGTACAAAATATATGTAACTTGACTATCATAGGGGAATGCACAGAGTACGAGACTGGTATTATGCTTGAATCCCCCGAATGCAGGCTGACAGCTGTAAAACAGCTGGGATACCAGCAGCTAAAAGCCGAAACGGCTGACTAG